AATGTGTGTCTGTGGAAAGACATCTTTGCTAAATCTGTTtttgagaagcttgctttagaaGAACTACTGTGCGGGAATATTCTTCCCCATATGAAGAGTATCGTTCTGGATGTTCATGATGCAACTACTAGGGCTGAGCGAATAGTTGCCTCACTTTCAGAAGTTTCGTCTTCACAAAGTCAAAAGCTGCAGCCTTTTGTACATCTGGTGGTTGAGTTAGGAACCAAGTTGGAAAGGAGACACACTTCAGGCATAAGCGAGGAAGAGACACGTGGTCTGGCTCGTCGTTTGAAGAACATATTGGTAGCACTGAATGAGTATGATAAAGctagagctattttgaagaccTTTCAGCTCAGAGAAGCCCTTTAGCTCTTCCTGGATGTAGTACGAGAATTCCAGTTTTGCCAGCAACAAAGGTTCTAAATCCTTCCAATCTACGATGTTGTTGTAACTTCTGGTTATCTGTACATCAATTGATCAGGAGTTCCTAGTCCAGTTCTGCATGATGCTATCAAAGAATTAATGCTTTGTGTTGCTTCTAGATCCCAGCCATTATTGCCTTTTATAACCACCAATGGTCATTAACTGATTGCAAGAGCTCTCTGATAAACAGTTCAAAATATCTTGAATTAGACTTGTCTTTTGCACGTTAAGTTTTGCCAGTGCATATGAAACGATACTGGGACAACCCTGTGAATATGAACAGTATGTATGGTATTATCATATGGAGTTATTGGCAAGTGGAACTTGGAAACATGCTAGTACTATGCTAGACATGAACCCCAACTGACTCGTAAATTAATGCTCGAAAGGTTCAATGTTACACCATCTTTTACACACTATATACGTTATGGTTAAGTCAACATTAAATACCGGGACAACTTGAACTTGCAGGGTCCAAACACTGATTTACTAGAGATCTGGACAACATAAATTGATATTTTTCATGACACATTTTGTCGAAGATGTGAATCAGAATTGAGCGCTTGTTTGGAGTAGGTGTATTTAGTTGGCATTTAGTACAGTAGTTTGGGTTTATTGTATGGACACCAAACATGAGTTTATTAGGTGCAATGGCAGGCCCTAACTTTTCCTAAATCAACTGTAAAGGCTTTCTAATTTCTGTTAATACTCATGAGGACTCTTTCTTGTTTGCTTGGACCAAGAGAGCGCTTCTTTTTAAGAACCAATTGCTTTCACTTGATAGTTGAGTGCTCAATGAAAGCGTGGGGTCGTCACCAATTTGTTTAagagttttgtttttgaaattcTCGTCTATTATGGACGTGTTTGGATGGCTGCACACCTACGTTGCATGCACGGAGCTTGGCTCCTGCCGGCCTGGCTCGCGAGAAACGCGGATTTCATCCGTATCCGCGGAGCCAGGCTGTACAGTGTCTTTTGCATCGGTGGAAACTATCTCGTGCGAGCACGcgcagccaaccaaacacccGTCAAACAGCACCAGCTGCACGCGCGGAGCCAGCTGGGCAACCAAACACCTGTATGAGCCTGTTTAAGCTGCACGCGCAGGACCAGGACGGTGGGAGCCgagcaaccaaacaggccctatgCAACTGCTGTGCCTTCTGAAGGATCCTTATTGGTCCTTGTATAGTTCATTTCATGGTATTGCTTGCTGTGCATCCAAGGTTCACTGTTAAAGAGTTGTTCCTAATTAGCGTAGCGTGTTCGTTTATTCACATGTTGCATATGCATCCTTTAATTGTTAAATTGTTGAACGTAGCTTACTGGGAATAGCACTTTAGGACTTACTGCAGGAGGTCTTTCTTATGTGTGTGATGTCTAATAAATCATTTTACAAATCTTAATGCAGTTGTAGAATAGGTGAATATGTTAGTTCTCCCTATAGCTGCCTATTTGTCAGAAAGCCTTGTGGACGATCAACTTAGCATATGATAATTTGATCtgggaaaagaataaaaatgttATTCCATATGTTGATCGGTAAGCTAAACTTGATACAGAACAGCATGCATCAATCAAGTTATTCCGGTGCATACCTAGCAATAAATGGTTCTGTGGTACATTGTGGACCTCATATCTCTACGGGCAATGTTTGCCTTCACTGCAGTACTTGATGGTTTATTTATCGAGAGCTGCTTCTTGAGTGCGATGTTCAACATGTAGGGCGTGTGTATCAAGATGAGGCTTGACTCTGTTACATGGGTTGTGCCAGGAGCAAGTATGGCATATTGCCTTGCTTGGTTAAGCTGTTAGTTATGTGGATAGGATCTTTGAAGCAGCAAGTTCAATTACTATCATGTTTATTATCCAGGTCAATTTACTTGTTGGACAGAAATCATTGGTACAAATTTGCAAGCATAATATGGTGCCATCTCAAATTGAAGCTTAAATCTATGCATTTTGCTTGGTCTGTTTCAAAAGGGAAATGCATGCAGTGTCCTCCTTTGTTGGCATGCCCGAGTCTCGAGAGGAAAGCTGGGTTCTCATTTTCACCATCCGAATTTAAGTTTTTTTGCATGCTTGACCTGATCTGCGATGGCATTTTAAGCTTTGAGCATGGTTGGAAAATGAGGAGCTGGTTAACGATTGAATGATCACTGATGGTATAAGGTAATGTCAAGTCATTGCATTGAGATGAATCTTTCCTGACTTATTCCTTCTTCTGATGACGGCTGTAGGCATGAGCTCTCAAGTTGGAGTTTTGGTAAATTACCATGTATCTGTATGTACCCTCCAGGTTCGATGGCACCGTACGTGTGAATTATTCGGACGATGGGGCAGGTAGCGTAGTAATTTGCGACGGACAAGACGTGATCAATGGCCGTCCGTAGTTTGCTGTTGGAGCAGCAAAAGTTTACTCTAGTTGTTGATCTCAGTAACTTGCATAACTCGAGTACTCCGCTTCGCTGCTGCTGGCCTCGAGCTGTGCCTTCCTCGGTCCCTTTTattgttccatgttgctagctTTTGACGATTTTTTTCACGCGGGAGATGAAACAGTAGGATCGGGTTGGGTCACTCTATACTACACCACCTCGGATTCTCGTAGAAATATTTCAGATtggttttctttttaaaaatatttatatgatgAATCAGAATATATGTGTGTAATCGTTTGACTAGTTCAATAGATTcggatattttaaaattttagtgaGAAATACCATTTCAAGTGATTTTCTTTCTAGTAAAAAGCAAGAaatatttctcttagtttcttATAAGAGTGAAAAAGATTATTCTAGTGAGAAACACTATTTTGAGTTATTCTCtttctaataaaaaaacaagaaacatTTATCTTGGTTCTTTATAAGACTAGTGTTTTGTACGTACGTTGCAACgggtgtaaaaaaaattgttaaacaAGAATCTGCAGAATTGCAGAGGAAGAGAAGTTTagctttaaaattttgttaaacAAAAATCTGCGAGATACCCTTAGAGGTGAGCAGGATTTGGATGAGCATGAGCCGCATGCCCTCaaaggcgacggcggcgagtTGCAGCCCGACCTGGGGAAGTCGAACCATACCTCGCTGTCAAGCGAGATGGGAAAGGGTCAGTTGTACATCTTGGAGTAGATGATGACGGCGAAGGAGAGTAAGATCCAAACTGTGACATAGCAGTAGGAGAGGAGCACTGACTTCGATATGTCGCGGTCGTCCTGCCTCATGCTACCGCCGCCTTGCTGGTTCTCACGATGGTGGAGGAGGTAGTGGTGGTGGCGATGGATCTGGATCCAGGGTGGGGTGCGGTGTGGTGTGAAGGCGCAACGCGAGGGGTGAAGAGGATGAGGTGAATCTGAGGATTTGGGGAGGAGTTGGGATGGGCGCGAGGTGTTTAGGTGGGGGAGCTTGGATTAGGCGCAGTGGCCACTGCAGTGCCCGTCGCTGGGACCAAGCCAGCTAGGAAGGTGCAAGTGGCGATGTGTTGAGGGTGCGCATGGGCCCACACGACGACGAAGAAGTCGGAGGTGGCAGGGGAGGGGGTGAGCGAATGGAGAGTGAGCGAGCATATTGAGAACTAGCGGCGATTCTGGGAGCAGGGCGAGGAGGATGGGGGCATGGGCGAAGAAAGCAGGGGTGGTGTAGGGGGGCGAGCGAGAGGACGGATGTGCGAGCGAGCGGATGGAGATCGGGCGGACGAAACGAATGACGATGCGGTGTTACGGACATGCGATGAGGATAGGACAGACGGAGGAATTTGATGGAAACGGAAGAATATGGAATTTCAAATAGTAGAGAAACAGAAATCAAACTATTTGTTTAACAGGAATTCTTCTATTTTCCAGCGAGAATCAGAAATGTTTGTCGCCGACAAACACACCCTTATCAGTTATCACCACCAACCCGTCGTGACGAGAAGGCTGTGCTGTGCAGGCCCACACTCAATCGTGCCAAGGGCATTCCCGTAATAAACCATCCACCCaccctcccttcttcttcctcttccccgaCGAGGACCAACCCATTTAAAGCCCTCGCACATGGCCCCAGATTCCCAACTCCCCACACCACCACTACACCTACTCTTTCTCTAAATGGCCGCCACGCCGCCGTCCAAGCCCGAGGCCCTGCCCACCTACCTCGGCGTCAGCTTCGCGCTCTTCCTCGCCACCCTCCCGGGCGGCGCCTCCTCCGGCGCGCGCTACGTTGCGTCGCTGCAGTCGCGCGGGCGCCTGCTGGCGTCGCGCCTGCTCGCCGCCGAGGACCAGCTCCGCCAGCTGCGCGCGCGCCGCCGCGAGGACACCCGGGCCAACGCCCGCGCCGCCGAGATCTTCGCGGGCCACCGCGCCGCCTGGATGGAGGCCGAGCGCCGCCTCCTCGCGCGCGCTGCGGCGGCCGGAGACGAGGCCGCCGCGCTGCGGGCCCGCGCGGAGCGGCTCGAGCGCGAGGCCGCCGAGCGCGACGACCTGCTCAACGCGCTCCTCGCGGCTACGCGCCCCGACGCCCACGCCGACCttcgcggcggcgaggaggaacaAGTACCCTACGCGCGGGAGGTGGAGCAGGACCCGTTGGGTCCAGCCGAGCTGTGTGGTGCTGAGACGACCGACGCTGAGGTCCTGGCTGCGGCCGCGGCTCTATACACTCAGCAGCGGCAGAAGCACGAGGATTTCGGCGACGAGTTCTAcacggcggcgacgacggcgtcGGGAATGCCGCCTTGGATGGAGCGATCAAAAGGGTGGCAGGTGAGACGACAAAAGGTTGCCTTTTCTCCGCTTCACCTCGTTCTACTAACTTCGAACTTCCAAGGAACCAAATCTTATGGATTGCTTCATTGTTTGATTGCTGTTAAATGAATACTACTCGTGCAACCTATCGGACGAATTAATGCTACTGTCAGACATCATAGATTGCTAACTAGCAGTACAAATTTGGTGTACCGTCAGCTTATTGATAGAAATAGTTCCACTAGATCACAATCACATAATAATCTACGAGAGAGAGTGTCAGATAAATTGTAGGTTTATTGCACTTTTGAGTTCTGTCTGTTTCATGTCATGAGTATATTTTAGTGGAACTGGGATTTATACATGCTCCTTATTGTTTCCACTTGTATTAATGGCATCAATTAGCTTTGATTGATGCTAGGTGCAGTATCCTTCGGTAGCTCTGCATACACAACTTTCCAGGAGTAATGCCGTGAATCTCCATGCACAATGCCATGCCTGTTGCAGAATAGAACGGACAAACAACCACTTTGATAGCATCTTCCATCAAACAGAATACGATACTGTGTGCGTGGGGTAACCCTGCCTGCAAGAAAGCTACCCATTTTTTGTTAGGTACTCCAGGAAAGCTACCTGAATCTTATATGGTCCATTTGAAGACCTAGAATCACAGGCTTCCTGTTGCTGCTCATGCAAGTAGCGCCCTAGAAGATGAGTGCTGTACTGAAGTCACCACATCCTAGGCTTAGTTACTGTACATGAAGAAACCCCATTGGTTCTTGTGTTTTGTTCCTCTGCTTTTCTTGTCAAAATGTTATATTACATTGTTGTCTTCTTTATAAAATAAGTCGTGTGGCAACAGAATACTACCAAGATGCTTTTGCTAATAGGACTTATTAGTATTCGTTTAGGGTACTTCATATAATTGGGTGAGTCCAAACCCATGCGCGTGTCCAGAAGAACTTTTGCCTAACTGTAACTGCCATACCCATTTAGCTTCTATATTCATATATGTTGTTTTATTGTGGATTCCTTTGGATATGAGCACATATGATCGAAGCTATTTATTCTCTCTTGCTTTTGTTGTTTTGCTGGATCTCACATGTTGCTTGGCATGGTGCTCATAGGTGGTGGCATACCATTAACCTTTATTGCATCAAAAAGCACACTAGTTGAAAGAACTCAAATTTTGGAAGTGGACAACAACTTGAACTAAAGCATTAGAAATTGTTCTGTTTCAACCCATACTACCACTTAATCTATCAGTGAGTCTTAACAACCGCATTAGTACTTGGTAGAATCACTTCTTAGGGCATCTCCAGTGCGAGGTGTTCTCAAAAGCCAGGTGATTTTCGAGTTAATGTGAATTCATTTCTTCCTTTAGCATCACATGATTTATTGCTTCAGTGGAAAGTCACCTAGTAGTGCTTGATATTGTTGAATATGAATGTACCTCGAGACTCAGACTCAAAATATACTTCAAAGAGGTGGTGCCTACTCTTTTAACAACCTTTCTTTAAATTTATATGCACCtcataaaaaagataaaagtgTAACCACTAAAGAGTTGGTATGAAAGTATGAATCGAACTGTTTTGGCAAGATTCCTGTGATACATATCTTTGGGCTAATTTTTTGTGATCTAAGATCAAATGTTGTATTTACAATCTTATAGCTTGTCGTATCTTGCAATCTTAATGACGCTTCCTGTTTTTGTTTTCTGTCCCTTTTCCAATACCTCTGCAGTATGCATGCAGTGCTAGCACTGCTGATTGCTAGCAACTGCAagccctccccctccctccatCTCTCTCGTGCACATGCTAACATGTGTTCAGTGGCTAACATGTGTTCAGTGGTTACCTTCGGTGCCAACCTCAGTTACTTGGTACCAGTATATGAAGTTATGAAGAAAAGGTTTGCTAATGCACAAACTGAAAGTACCAGCAGCAAACTAGGACACCGCAAGCGGAGTTGGCTATTCAATGTTAACTACAGTTCTTAATTATACAGTGCCAAACAAGTACGTTTGTACTTAGTTACTGAAGTTTTatgaaaggattttttttttcaagaaacaACTCGGATAAAAGGATGACTCACATTCTTACAAGCTGATGCTGTTTTCAGTTCAGATGACTGTTCTGAAGAATTTAGGGGGTGATTGGTTGCGCGCACAAATGCATCCCGACTCAGCGGATGCTTATAATCTCAGAGAGAAGCGTATTTGCTTACCCGTATGCACTGTTCCAGCTTGACCCGGCTGCATCCGTTCATGCAGGCGAACCCActtgtcagtgtcacaaaataaCTTCCATGCGAGCAACCAATCATAATCTCAGCTCTTGTATCCGCTCATATGACCTCGAATTTAgtcaatcaaacaaaaatttaGCTCAGCCTATCTAGGCAGATACAgtcaaccaaacactcttcttttcaaccaATATGACTCTGTTCAGCTTGCTTCCCCTTAGCCTACGTATACGGTACATGCGGGtaaccaatcacacccttaGATGATAAGACTAACTATCTGATCATTCGAAGGATTTTATCATTGTCAATCTGTATTAATACCCAGAAAGCTCTACATGTGCTAATACTATTAGTACTGTAAACTGCAATGTCCATTGTTTGCTCACCTATCTCAATACAGTTCTCTTTGCCCAGTGCACACTGATACATAACAGGCTCAATTTATTTTACTTTCTGGGTGTGTCTAATTTTGCCCTTATGGTTGATTCCTAAAAACAACCTTTGCTAAAACAATGGGGAAAATATAAGTTATTGGGAAAGTTGTGGTTCAGTACATTTTCAAGAAAAGTTCAATTGTTGCCTCAATTACTATCTTTGTTTGGTTAGGACCGTTTTCAAATCATTTTTATGTGTTTTGCTCATTTTGAACTTGCATCTTGTAGGACCTGAAGTATGATACAGTTGAGTCAATGTACAACACAAAGCATGCGGTACCACGGTAAACATTTAACTGGGTCTATTGAACTAACAATGAAAATATCTGCCATGTATTATTTTACATTCTCTAAACCATTTTGCTTTAACAGGAGAGAATCACCCTGGAAGGTAGACGTAGAATCATCAGGAGTTCCTGCAAAGCTTAGGTTGCTTGAGCAGGAATTAGTTAACCTGGAAAAGGTTGTGAATGGAGATTTATCCAAGATCCCATTGGTGATGAGAAAACAAGTGAAAAGATACCAAACTCTCGCTGGGAAAATTGACGATCTTTGCAAACGAATGGTAGGCCTGCTCATCTGAAACATCATTTGCCTACTTGGTTCTGTTGAATCTAAATTCTAAAGTACTCATATATTTACTCGCAGTTCATTTTCCAGGATAAATGAAAACATTCACGTGACACCTGATTGTTGTTTGTGTTGATACTTGATCCATACGTGATTGGAACTATTTGGGTCATAGTCCAAAGACAACAGCAGTTTCCAGCTGTGTGTCAGATTAGTATGTTCTTTTGGTTCATGGTGCTAGGAGTTGTCTTTGCATGACCTTTGGTCCTTGCATTTAAAATGGAAAAACTCTTCTTCCTAACACACTCCACctagtttgtttgtttgttttttttaaaaaaaaagaggtaaATTAATTTGTCTGTGTTGAAGAAAATGACAGTTTCTTCGTTTGTGGAAATCGTGCTTCACTGGAGCAGTGACATTTTCCTAGCTCGTTGGTGATTCCTAATGCAAGTATACTCTGATTTATTGATCTGTTGTTGTTGTCCTAACTTAGACACGCTATTATTGGAAGTTTTACTTTTGGTTCATAATAGTAGGAGACTAGGAGCTGTTTTTCCATAACCTACGCCCTGGTATTTAACCACCACAGCAGAAATATACTAACCTATATGTATTTGTGCAGCAAACAAGTGACCCATGTGATTCAACACTTAGCTCAGAGTTCAGAACACAGCGGCAAACAGAATTCTTGCTGGAAGCATTCCACCTTCAGCACCGAGCAACTGAAACAAGGCAGAAGCTCAGCACACTGCAAGCAGAGACAGCAAAAGGCAGCTTTGGTGATGAGCTAACAGCAGAAACCAAAATGTGCACGAGAAGAGCTCTAAGTTCGATTAGAAACAACTTCAAGGAAATCCAGCGAAGTCTGGAGATTTGGTTGGCAAGAATTTTGGGAGACCTTGAGGGCATGCTAGCAAGGGACGGGGCCTCACGCATGAGGGAGTATTTTCTGTCTCCGTATGCTTCTGCTGTTCGATGAGCGCTGGTGTCATGGAATGGTAATCCTCCCCTCACAACTATTATAGTGACCACGTGAACACCCTGCACAGCCCATTAGTGCACCCTCAGCAGGTAAAATATTGTATTCAAGCTCATGCTTATGCCCCTTGGTCTTTATggacattcttgcaagctttaacAAAATTGAAGAGAAGTGATCTAAGACTATACCAAATTTTACAGGCAGAAATAATAAGTTTGATCATGTAGAAATTTGCCccttttttcccgtggtatctaGTTTTGGCACAGAGTTTGGTCATGTTCTAGATCACTTCTCTTCATACCGTAGGCAAGCTTGCATGAATTTGAGGTTCAGTGTATGTTGCACATGATGCTAGCAGGCTACATCAGATATAGACATAGATCTGTTTGCAGGCTCTGCATCTCTGTAGTTCTTCATTTGTTTAGGAGTTGTACAGCTGTATGCTTATGATTCTGATGGATTCACTAAGAACACGTCTTGGATGTACTAAACTGTATTCTTGTTAGTTTATGATTGTTGATGTATGTGCATTGTAACAGTTTTTTTGTTGCTGGATTAGTTGCTGTGACTTCATTAGTTCTGTACTGCATATACAGGGGACTAACAAATTCTCACTTTCAGttctcccaaaaaaaaaatagaactcGCTTTCTTACCCTGACATAAGATGTTTGGCATCTTAGAAAATGACGATTAGACATACTGATGGATGTCTAAACATGATACACAAATCACGAATTACCTGGGCAGGTGCCCTAAACACGAACATTTCCTTTCCTGATTCCCCCCTATCTTTCCCAGCTCCAATACCCCTATCCTTCCCATCTCCAAACTGAAACATAAACTCTATATGCACTTGTACCAGATTATATGTCCCTAGCCGTTGCATAAAAACACCAACTTGAACTGAAATTTGCTCAGATTTACCAAACAATTTTGTTTCTAAAGGTATTGAGCCTGTATCCTCTCCTTGTTCTCCTCCCACCACAGCTTTGCATTCAGCTCTGCAAACCTCTCGCGGCTGCAATGCAAAAGCAGCCATCCGTTCGTTTTCGTTATCAGTAATTGAAGCAAGAAATCGTTCGTGTAGTGATTTAGAGAAGCGTTGTTGGGCATGGGCATGACCTGAACCGGACGCGCCGCAGCTCCCTGCTGCCGTCGGCGAGCTCCCTGACGGTGATGTACACGCCGGGCTGGTCCTGCATGATCCACTCCGTCACCTCCAGCTCGCTGGCGTTGCTGATGGACACGTCGTCCCGCGACGCGGTGGTCGTCCTCGCGGCGTCACCGGCGCTGGCGTCGGAGGCCGCGGGGCTCTTGCCGGCTGCTCCGTTCTGGCgttgctgctgccgctgctgctggtGCCAGGCCCGCTCGGAAGGGTtggacgacgacggcggcggcggcgacagcgGGCGGAAGCTGTGCTGCCGCgctgcgccgccaccgccgggcTGGGGAGCCGGCCGCGCGAAAGCGCCCCAGCTGATGCTGTCCGGAGTGAGGGGAGCCGGCGACGGGCTCCCGATCGCCGAGCCCACCTGGGATTGAGAGTAAAACGATTCCCTCTGCAAATGGACGCAACAAACACTGCTGTTACTCAGCTTTAATCGCTGCGTGATTTGGAAAATAGTAGTGGTACTTCCTCCTCCGTTCAAAAATAGTAtacgtattttatttttaaaagtcaaattttgtatgttttaactaatatttaatcaaattataacaatatatagtgtaaaaattatataactagattcacaatttaaaataatttcatactatatatatatatatatatatatatatatatttgtaactataaataatatattttataaaaaaattaatcaaaatctaattttaaagatcgaattaaaataaataggcCTACTATTTTTATAGGGAGGGAGTATTAAATTAGGATGCTTCCCAGAATTCTTGCCGTTTCATGTTGGCActaaaagaaaatcaaaataagaaGATGACCAATCTGAGTACGTAGTGAGAGTGAGACAGGCAGGGAGTGGCTGACCTCGCCGTCGTCGGAGCGCGGCGCGGTGGGGAGCACCTGCCGGCTGAGGCGCCGCACGTTGTAGAGCTCCATGATCCGCTCGTTGTTCTCGCCCCACCACTTCTGCGCTTGCAACTTGTCGTACATCTCACGGCTGCATGCACGAGCATTCAAGATCGGTCGGGTGGATATGATGCAGTCATGTTGATCGATGGTGCATTGCAGCTGTTGATCGGATGAAAGGACAACCTGAAACGGATGCGTTTGAGGTCGTTGCCGGCGCCGCCGGGGAGGGAGACGAAGGTGATCTGCACGCCCGGCTCGACCTGCGCCACCCACTCCCTCGCCTCGCCCTCCGCGCGGCCTGCCAGGTCCCACGCAGGGGTGGAGCTCGCGCTCGATGCGCCGCCGCCCAGGTACGTCGCCGGCGGCACCGCCATGTCGTCCTGCACCACGCCCGGCCGGTAGTAGCCGCTGCGGTAGAGGGAGGTGGCCCGTCCCCTCGGGGGCGGCGAGCCGCCGCGCCTGTGGTGTGCGCCCTGCCGGTGCGTGCCGGACAGCTTCAGAACCATGTCCTTCAGCTGCACAGTGCACACGAACAACCAATCAATCAGCT
The nucleotide sequence above comes from Phragmites australis chromosome 4, lpPhrAust1.1, whole genome shotgun sequence. Encoded proteins:
- the LOC133914975 gene encoding uncharacterized protein LOC133914975 isoform X1, giving the protein MAATPPSKPEALPTYLGVSFALFLATLPGGASSGARYVASLQSRGRLLASRLLAAEDQLRQLRARRREDTRANARAAEIFAGHRAAWMEAERRLLARAAAAGDEAAALRARAERLEREAAERDDLLNALLAATRPDAHADLRGGEEEQVPYAREVEQDPLGPAELCGAETTDAEVLAAAAALYTQQRQKHEDFGDEFYTAATTASGMPPWMERSKGWQVRRQKDLKYDTVESMYNTKHAVPRRESPWKVDVESSGVPAKLRLLEQELVNLEKVVNGDLSKIPLVMRKQVKRYQTLAGKIDDLCKRMQTSDPCDSTLSSEFRTQRQTEFLLEAFHLQHRATETRQKLSTLQAETAKGSFGDELTAETKMCTRRALSSIRNNFKEIQRSLEIWLARILGDLEGMLARDGASRMREYFLSPYASAVR
- the LOC133914975 gene encoding uncharacterized protein LOC133914975 isoform X2, which gives rise to MAATPPSKPEALPTYLGVSFALFLATLPGGASSGARYVASLQSRGRLLASRLLAAEDQLRQLRARRREDTRANARAAEIFAGHRAAWMEAERRLLARAAAAGDEAAALRARAERLEREAAERDDLLNALLAATRPDAHADLRGGEEEQVPYAREVEQDPLGPAELCGAETTDAEVLAAAAALYTQQRQKHEDFGDEFYTAATTASGMPPWMERSKGWQDLKYDTVESMYNTKHAVPRRESPWKVDVESSGVPAKLRLLEQELVNLEKVVNGDLSKIPLVMRKQVKRYQTLAGKIDDLCKRMQTSDPCDSTLSSEFRTQRQTEFLLEAFHLQHRATETRQKLSTLQAETAKGSFGDELTAETKMCTRRALSSIRNNFKEIQRSLEIWLARILGDLEGMLARDGASRMREYFLSPYASAVR
- the LOC133914976 gene encoding protein Brevis radix-like 4, whose translation is MLACIACVKEEGGGREDGGGDTPTCRDPVKSLTSQLKDMVLKLSGTHRQGAHHRRGGSPPPRGRATSLYRSGYYRPGVVQDDMAVPPATYLGGGASSASSTPAWDLAGRAEGEAREWVAQVEPGVQITFVSLPGGAGNDLKRIRFSREMYDKLQAQKWWGENNERIMELYNVRRLSRQVLPTAPRSDDGERESFYSQSQVGSAIGSPSPAPLTPDSISWGAFARPAPQPGGGGAARQHSFRPLSPPPPSSSNPSERAWHQQQRQQQRQNGAAGKSPAASDASAGDAARTTTASRDDVSISNASELEVTEWIMQDQPGVYITVRELADGSRELRRVRFSRERFAELNAKLWWEENKERIQAQYL